Proteins found in one Triticum urartu cultivar G1812 chromosome 4, Tu2.1, whole genome shotgun sequence genomic segment:
- the LOC125552489 gene encoding 3-ketoacyl-CoA synthase 6-like produces MPSALGSGFAGSVRLKYVKLGYQYLVNHFLALLLVPVMAATAIELARLGPGELLALWRALHLDLVHILCSAFLVVFVATVYFMSRPRPVFLVDYCCYKPSPSFRVPFTTFMEHIKLISNNDRSLRFQTRILERSGLGEETCLPPANHYIPPNPSMEASRAEAQLVIFNAIDDLVRRTGLKPKDIDILVVNCSLFSPTPSLSAMIINKYKLRSNIRSFNLSGMGCSAGLISIDLARDMLQVHPNSNALVISTEIITPNFYHGSRRDMLLPNCLFRMGAAAILLSNRRREARRAKYRLVHVVRTHKGADDRAYRCVYEEEDDEGHSGISLSKELMAIAGEALKSNITTMGPLVLPMSEQLLFFFRLVGRKVVNSKWKPYIPDFKLAFEHFCIHAGGRAVIDELQKNLELSPRHVEASRMTLHRFGNTSSSSLWYELAYIEAKGRMRKGDRVWQIGFGSGFKCNSAVWKCLRTVKTPTDGPWEDCIQRYPVHIPDVVKL; encoded by the exons ATGCCGAGCGCGCTGGGGAGCGGCTTCGCCGGGTCGGTGAGGCTCAAGTACGTGAAGCTGGGGTACCAGTACCTGGTGAACCACTTCCTGGCGCTGCTGCTGGTGCCGGTCATGGCGGCCACGGCGATCGAGCTGGCGCGCCTCGGCCCCGGCGAGCTGCTCGCGCTctggcgcgccctccacctcGACCTCGTGCACATCCTCTGCTCCGCCTTCCTCGTCGTCTTCGTCGCCACCGTCTACTTCATGTCGCGCCCCAGGCCCGTCTTCCTCGTCGACTACTGCTGCTACAAGCCCTCGCCCAGCTTCCGGGTGCCCTTCACCACCTTCATGGAGCACATCAAGCTCATCTCCAACAACGACAGGAGCCTCCGCTTCCAGACCCGCATCctcgagcgctcggggctcggggAGGAGACCTGCCTCCCGCCGGCCAACCACTACATCCCGCCCAACCCCAGCATGGAGGCCTCCCGCGCCGAGGCGCAGCTCGTCATCTTCAACGCCATCGACGACCTCGTCCGCCGCACGGGGCTCAAGCCCAAGGACATCGACATCCTCGTCGTCAACTGCAGCCTCTTCTCCCCGACGCCCTCCCTCTCCGCCATGATCATCAACAAGTACAAGCTCCGCAGCAACATCCGCAGCTTCAACCTCTCCGGCATGGGCTGCAGCGCCGGCCTCATCTCCATCGACCTCGCGCGCGACATGCTCCAG GTGCATCCCAACTCGAACGCGCTGGTGATCTCGACGGAGATCATCACGCCCAACTTCTACCACGGGAGCCGGCGGGACATGCTGCTGCCCAACTGCCTGTTCCGGATGGGCGCGGCGGCGATCCTGCTGTCGAACCGGCGGCGGGAGGCGCGGCGCGCCAAGTACAGGCTGGTGCACGTGGTGCGCACGCACAAGGGCGCGGACGACCGCGCGTACCGGTGCGTgtacgaggaggaggacgacgagggGCACTCGGGCATCTCGCTGTCCAAGGAGCTCATGGCCATCGCCGGCGAGGCGCTCAAGTCCAACATCACCACCATGGGCCCGCTGGTGCTGCCCATGTCGGAGCAGCTGCTCTTCTTCTTCCGCCTGGTGGGGCGCAAGGTGGTCAACAGCAAGTGGAAGCCCTACATCCCGGACTTCAAGCTGGCGTTCGAGCACTTCTGCATCCACGCCGGCGGCCGCGCCGTCATCGACGAGCTGCAGAAGAACCTGGAGCTGTCGCCGCGGCACGTGGAGGCGTCGCGGATGACGCTGCACCGGTTCGGCAACACCTCCAGCAGCTCGCTCTGGTACGAGCTCGCCTACATCGAGGCCAAGGGCCGCATGCGCAAGGGCGACCGCGTGTGGCAGATCGGCTTCGGCAGCGGCTTCAAGTGCAACAGCGCCGTCTGGAAGTGCCTCCGCACCGTCAAGACGCCCACCGACGGGCCCTGGGAGGACTGCATCCAGCGCTACCCCGTCCACATCCCGGACGTCGTCAAGCTGTGA